The region AATGATTCCTAACATTACTAAGTATGAAATGAACAAGAAAGCGGCTGTGTCCTCATAATTGCCCCGAAACGCATTCAAAATGGCCGCAACAAAATAAAGAACGAAACAAAGCGTTAACGCAATTTTGAACCTCGCATTGTTCATTCTTTTTAACACTTCTAAAAATACCGATGCTAATCTTCTCATCCTTCTCCTCCTTTTTTAATAACTTTCCGGAAATGGAAAGTTAAAATTTTGTCAAAAAAACCCCTAAATTTAAATTAACCTTATTATACACTTTTTCTCTGAAAATGTCAAATTTTTAGACTGATTGATTTATTCGTATTCTCTCATTACGATTTGGGATTCAATTTTTTTAACCGTATCCAAAACCACGGAAACCACGATCAGAAGAGCGGTGCCGCCGATCGTCAAAGAAGTAAAGCCGGTCATTGCCCTGACCGCCAAAGGCAAAACCGCGATTAATCCTAAAAAAATGGCGCCGATCAAAGTAATGCGGTTCAAAACTTTTCCGATAAAATCTGCGGTGGAGCGGCCGGGCCGGAGGCCGGGCACGAAAGCTCCGCTTTTCTGAAGATTTTTTGAAATTTCTTCGGGATCAAAAGTGACCGCCGTGTAAAAATAAGTGAATAAAAATACCAAAACGAAATAAAGAACGGCATAAATCCAGGGATTATTAAAAAAATTAATCAGCGCGGTAAAAACGCTTTGCAAAGCAGTTCCGCCCACGCCCGCCAACAAATTAAAAATCATCTGCGGAAAAAGCAAAATAGACAACGCAAAAATTATCGGAATCACTCCGGCCTGATTGACTTTCAAAGGCAGATAAGTGGACATCCCACCGTAGATTTTCATTCCTCTTATTCTTTTGGCGTAAGAAACCGGCAAAGGCCTTTCGCCTTCGGTAATAATCACCACCGCGGCGATAATCGCCGCCGCGGCGATTAAAAATCCGATAATCATCGGTAATTGAGAAATATCCAAAACAAATAACGTTTGGCGGACGGCTTGCGGAATTCTGGACACGATACCGGCAAAAATTATAACGGAAACGCCGTTGCCAATGCCGTACTCGGAAATCAGTTCACCCAGCCACATTAAAAAGACGGCGCCGGCCGTCACTACCAGAACATTGATGAATCGGTCAAAAAAAGTTAAATTTGCCAAAACTCCCTGGCGCTCCAAAAGAGTCAGAAGCCCAAAACCCTGAAGAATGGCTAAAGGCACGGCTAAAATCCGGCTATATTGGTCAAATTTTTGGCGGCCCGCTTCGCCTTCTTCATGATAAAGTTCTTTGAGAGCCGGAAAAATCATCGTCAAAAGCTGTAAAATAATTGAAGCGGTAATGTAAGGGCCTACGCCAAGCATAACAATGGAAAGATTATCCAAAGCGCCGCCGGAAAAAATATTCAAAAGGCCGAAAAACTGGTTGCCGGCAAAAAAAGACTTTAAACGAAAAACATCCACTCCGGGAATGGGGATAATCGCGCTTATTCTGGACACCGCCAAAATTCCCAAGACAAAAAACATCTTTTTTCTAAGGTCGGTATTTTTAAAAATAAGACGAAATTTATCCCACATGGCCGCCGTTTTCTTTTATCTTTTTTCGGGCTGATTCAGAAATCTGGCAGTTTTCAATTAAAAGTTTTTTATCCAAATTGCCCGCGCCTAAAATTTTAATGGCCGGCATTTTTCCCGATTTTAATTTTAATAAACCTTTTTCCATCAAGATTTTCGGCGTTACTTTATCGTTGTCTTTAAAATGTGGGGAAAGATCTCCGATATTTATCACTTTTGGCTTTTCTTTAATCGCTTTAAAACGATAACCGCGCTTTTTCGGCAGTTTTTTTATAATATCCCTCATTTCAGGGCGCATCCGGTGGCCGGCGCGGGCTTTTTGACCCTTAATTCCCCGGCTGGAATAACTGCCGCGCTTTCCGCCGCGGCCGATCCGTTTCTTAAACTTTTTTTTGGTTGTTGGTTTAATTTCGTGCAATTGCATAACGGTTTATAAACTTAACTTTTTTATGGCTTCCAACGTTGCTTTCGCGTTATTTAATTTATTTTTGGTGCGGGATAAAATCTTTGCCGTGGCATTTTTAACTCCGGCTAATTCCAAAATAACCCGGGCGGAACTGCCGGCGGTCAGGCCTTTTCCCGCGGGAGCGGAGCGCAAAAGCACTTTTGCCGCGCCATATTTCCCTTTAGATTCATAAGGCAAAGAATTATTTTTAGTTATCGGAACTTTTATTAAATTCTTTTTAGCGATTCTGACCGCTTTATCTATGGCGATAGTCGTATCCGCGCCCTTGCCCGTGCCGATGCCGACCCACCCGCCGCGATCACCCACCACTAAAGTAGCCCGAAAAGTAAAACGCCGTCCGCCCGCCACTACGCGCGCCACGCGCCTTAAATCAATAAGCCGCTGTTCAAATTCGGCGCTTTTTTCTTCGCGTTTTGACGCCGGCCTTTTTTTATATTTTTTTTCTTCCGATAAAATCATAAATTCCTTAAATTAAAAATTTAAACCTCCTTTGCGCGCCCCTTCCGCCGCGGCTTTAATCCGGCCGTGATAAAAATATCCGCCCCGATCAAAAACAACTTTTTTCACGCCGGCTTTCAAAGCAAGCTCCGCGATTTTTTCGCCGAGACGGCGAGCTTTTTCAACTTTTGTTTCTTTATTTTTATCCTTGGATTTTCCTTTTTTTAAAAAATCGCCTATGCCTAAAACAGTTTTTTGTTCTTCGTCATTGATCAGCTGCAAAAATATATGTTTATTTGACCTAAAAACGGAAAGGCGAAGACAGCCGGCCGTGCCTCTGACTCTTGCCCGCACTCGCTTATGGCGCTGTATTCGTTTTTGGCGTTTTGTGTCCATAATTTCTTATTTTTTTAAGCAGTGGCCGCCGCTTTTTTGCCGGTTTTTCTTCTGATTACTTCCCCTTCATAACGGATGCCTTTTCCTTTATAAGGTTCCGCTTTTTTTAAAGCTCTGATATTAGCCGCTGTTTGTCCCACTAATTCTTTATCGCTTCCGGAAATAATAATCTTATTTTTCTCTATTTGAAAATCCACGCCAGCCGGCTTTTTGACTTCTATCGGATGCGAAAAACCAAGGCTCAAGATCAACTTTTCCCCTTCCAGCTTAACCCGATAACCAATGCCCTCTATTTCTAATTTTTTTTGAAAACCATCGGTCACGCCCTCAATCATATTTTTAATGTGGGAAGCGTAAGTTCCCCAAAGCGCCGAAGAATTCTTGGTCATTTTATCAATCCGTAAATTGATTTTTCCGTCCATGGCTTCTATTTTTATTTCTTTCAGAAAATCGCGCGCTAATTCGCCTTTTGGCCCTTTAATTTTAACTCCGCCGTCTTTTATTGTTACGGTTACTCCGGCCGGAATTTTTATCGGATTTTTTCCTATTCTGCTCATAAATAAATTACCAAATTTCAAAAAATACTTCGCCGCCTATTTTTTTTCGGCGCGCTTCTTTATCCGTCATCAAACCTTTGGAAGTGGAAATCACCGCCAATCCCGCTCCTTGCCTGATCGGACGAAGCGCGGTTGCCGGCCGATAAATCCGCCTGGAAAGTTTGGAAACGCGCCTTAGGCCGTGAATTCGACCCTGGCCTTCTTTATTATAAAGCAAAGAAACATTAATTATTTTTTTATTTTTTTTGCCTTTTTTGGAAAAGTTTCCGATAAAACCGTTAATCTGCATAATCTTGGCAATTTCCATTTTTAATTTGGAATGAGAAATATCCGCGCTTTCTTTTTTTACGGCCTGCGCGTTTTTAATCCTTATTAACATGTCGGAAATTTGATCCATAATTTTTATTCACCAACTTGATTTTTTAATGCCCGGAATCAGCCCTTCATTCGCCAATTCCCTGAAACAAATCCGGCAAAGATTAAAATCTCTCATAAATCCGCGCTTGCGGCCGCAGCGAAAACAACGGCGCGTGGCGCGGCTCGGATATTTCGGTTTTTTATTCGCTCTGGCGATAACTGATGTTTTAGCCATAATATGATTATTTTTTTACCCCAGTTAAATCTTTCGCCCTATTAGGGTAAACTTCGCGAAATTTAACGGGGTTTACGAACGGGACGCCCATTACTTTAAAAAATTCCAGCGCTTCTTCGCGGCTTTTGGCGTTAGTCACAAAAGTGATTTCCAATCCGAAAATATTTTTTACGTCTTCGCCGATCATTTCGGGAAATAAAATATTTTCCCGGATGCCGATGGTTAAATTTCCTCCCTGATCCACTGATTTTTGGTCAATCCCCCGGAAATCGCGCATTCGGGGAATGGTGAAATTTATCGTCTTCTCAAAAAAATCAGCCATTCTTTTTCCCCGCAGAGTGGCGGCATAGCCCACCGGCATTCCTTTTCTGGTTTTAAAAGACGCAATCGCTTGTTTAGCGCCTTTTGCCACGGCCCGCTGGCCGATGATCGCTTCCAATTGTTTCCTAATTTCTTCTTTTTGCTTGTCTTCATATCTTCCAATGCCGATATTGACCGCCGCTTTCACCAAACGCGGCACCGCCAATTCGTTTTCATATCCGAATTTTTCTT is a window of Candidatus Niyogibacteria bacterium DNA encoding:
- the secY gene encoding preprotein translocase subunit SecY, with product MWDKFRLIFKNTDLRKKMFFVLGILAVSRISAIIPIPGVDVFRLKSFFAGNQFFGLLNIFSGGALDNLSIVMLGVGPYITASIILQLLTMIFPALKELYHEEGEAGRQKFDQYSRILAVPLAILQGFGLLTLLERQGVLANLTFFDRFINVLVVTAGAVFLMWLGELISEYGIGNGVSVIIFAGIVSRIPQAVRQTLFVLDISQLPMIIGFLIAAAAIIAAVVIITEGERPLPVSYAKRIRGMKIYGGMSTYLPLKVNQAGVIPIIFALSILLFPQMIFNLLAGVGGTALQSVFTALINFFNNPWIYAVLYFVLVFLFTYFYTAVTFDPEEISKNLQKSGAFVPGLRPGRSTADFIGKVLNRITLIGAIFLGLIAVLPLAVRAMTGFTSLTIGGTALLIVVSVVLDTVKKIESQIVMREYE
- a CDS encoding uL15 family ribosomal protein; amino-acid sequence: MQLHEIKPTTKKKFKKRIGRGGKRGSYSSRGIKGQKARAGHRMRPEMRDIIKKLPKKRGYRFKAIKEKPKVINIGDLSPHFKDNDKVTPKILMEKGLLKLKSGKMPAIKILGAGNLDKKLLIENCQISESARKKIKENGGHVG
- a CDS encoding 30S ribosomal protein S5, with the translated sequence MILSEEKKYKKRPASKREEKSAEFEQRLIDLRRVARVVAGGRRFTFRATLVVGDRGGWVGIGTGKGADTTIAIDKAVRIAKKNLIKVPITKNNSLPYESKGKYGAAKVLLRSAPAGKGLTAGSSARVILELAGVKNATAKILSRTKNKLNNAKATLEAIKKLSL
- a CDS encoding 50S ribosomal protein L18, whose translation is MDTKRQKRIQRHKRVRARVRGTAGCLRLSVFRSNKHIFLQLINDEEQKTVLGIGDFLKKGKSKDKNKETKVEKARRLGEKIAELALKAGVKKVVFDRGGYFYHGRIKAAAEGARKGGLNF
- the rplF gene encoding 50S ribosomal protein L6; amino-acid sequence: MSRIGKNPIKIPAGVTVTIKDGGVKIKGPKGELARDFLKEIKIEAMDGKINLRIDKMTKNSSALWGTYASHIKNMIEGVTDGFQKKLEIEGIGYRVKLEGEKLILSLGFSHPIEVKKPAGVDFQIEKNKIIISGSDKELVGQTAANIRALKKAEPYKGKGIRYEGEVIRRKTGKKAAATA
- the rpsH gene encoding 30S ribosomal protein S8 produces the protein MDQISDMLIRIKNAQAVKKESADISHSKLKMEIAKIMQINGFIGNFSKKGKKNKKIINVSLLYNKEGQGRIHGLRRVSKLSRRIYRPATALRPIRQGAGLAVISTSKGLMTDKEARRKKIGGEVFFEIW
- a CDS encoding type Z 30S ribosomal protein S14, which translates into the protein MAKTSVIARANKKPKYPSRATRRCFRCGRKRGFMRDFNLCRICFRELANEGLIPGIKKSSW
- the rplE gene encoding 50S ribosomal protein L5 encodes the protein MIFKSKNRKQIISEMKEKFGYENELAVPRLVKAAVNIGIGRYEDKQKEEIRKQLEAIIGQRAVAKGAKQAIASFKTRKGMPVGYAATLRGKRMADFFEKTINFTIPRMRDFRGIDQKSVDQGGNLTIGIRENILFPEMIGEDVKNIFGLEITFVTNAKSREEALEFFKVMGVPFVNPVKFREVYPNRAKDLTGVKK